The Stigmatella ashevillena genomic sequence ACGCCATTGCCCACGGCGCTGGAGACCTCTTCCTCGCGCTGCCGCATGTTGGCCGCCAGCGGTCCCGCGCCCAGCAGAGGAGAGGTGGACGCGAGCCTTCCCGCGGCGACATCCAGCGCGTCGTCCAAGCGGGCACAGGACAGCTGGAGCACGAGCCGCTCAGGGGAGAGCAGCGAGGCCAGCGAGGTGAAGGGCTCGTCCCGGGAAGACGCCCGCGAGGGAAACTCCGTGTTGAGCAGCTGCCGCAGGCGGCTGAGCTGCTGACGGTTGAGCTGCCGCTGGGCGATCTCCAGGAAGAGCTGCCCCGCCTCGGGCTCCTGCTCCAGGTAGCTGGCCATGAAGGGGCTCACCCGGTGGGCCACATCCATCAGGAGCGTGGGGGGGATGTCCAGTTCCCGGGCGATGGCGGAGAGGCGTGCCGGGGTGGGCACCGCGTCCAACCCGTGCTCCACGCGGCTGAGGTAGGCGCTCGAGACGCCAATGCGCTTGGCGAGGTCTCTCAGCGAGAGGCCCGCCTCCACGCGCAACAGCCGCAGGGTGGCTCCCACGTGCATATCAGGAGAGGCCCTCGTTCGCGGGCAGCCCGCTGACCGGTTCGG encodes the following:
- a CDS encoding helix-turn-helix domain-containing protein, with the translated sequence MHVGATLRLLRVEAGLSLRDLAKRIGVSSAYLSRVEHGLDAVPTPARLSAIARELDIPPTLLMDVAHRVSPFMASYLEQEPEAGQLFLEIAQRQLNRQQLSRLRQLLNTEFPSRASSRDEPFTSLASLLSPERLVLQLSCARLDDALDVAAGRLASTSPLLGAGPLAANMRQREEEVSSAVGNGVAVPRVFHRGGPALAALVTLARPLKAETPDGLPLRLVVALMSPEQGRPSLMQLAHVARLASQGLADRLADAQHPHEVLQRLQSMEPLG